The Pseudofrankia inefficax genome window below encodes:
- a CDS encoding SAM-dependent methyltransferase — MPDSSAPPSDSLAASLNVEVPHSARMWNYWLGGKDNFPADRAAADRVVEVFPQIIDIARSSRLLLNRVVTHLAGTLGIRQFLDVGTGLPTADNTHEVAQSVAPESRVVYADNDPLVLLHARALLVGRPEGVTSYVDADVRDPEKILRGAAEVLDLEQPVGLILFGVMANVIDDDEAYAIVRKLAGALPSGSYLALNDGTASPARDEAIRRNPENAPYRSRTPEDLVRFFDGLELLKPGVVSTPLWRPGRRARGKVLDSYTGFARIP; from the coding sequence ATGCCGGACTCCTCTGCGCCCCCTAGCGACAGTCTGGCCGCCTCGCTCAACGTCGAGGTGCCTCATTCGGCGCGGATGTGGAACTACTGGCTTGGCGGTAAGGACAACTTCCCGGCCGACCGGGCCGCCGCGGACCGGGTCGTCGAGGTGTTCCCGCAGATCATCGACATCGCGCGCAGCTCGCGCCTGCTGCTCAACCGGGTCGTCACCCACCTCGCGGGCACGCTGGGCATCCGGCAGTTCCTGGACGTCGGCACCGGCCTGCCGACGGCGGACAACACCCACGAGGTCGCGCAGAGCGTCGCGCCCGAGAGCAGGGTCGTCTACGCCGACAACGACCCGTTGGTCCTCCTGCACGCCCGGGCCCTGCTGGTCGGCCGCCCCGAAGGTGTCACCTCCTACGTCGATGCCGACGTGCGCGACCCGGAGAAGATCCTGCGCGGCGCGGCCGAGGTTCTCGACCTCGAGCAGCCGGTCGGGCTGATCCTGTTCGGCGTCATGGCCAACGTGATCGACGACGACGAGGCGTACGCGATCGTCCGGAAGCTCGCCGGCGCGCTGCCGAGCGGGAGCTACCTGGCCCTCAACGACGGCACCGCGAGCCCGGCTCGGGACGAGGCGATCCGGCGCAACCCCGAGAACGCCCCGTACCGGTCCAGGACGCCGGAGGACCTGGTCCGGTTCTTCGACGGCCTGGAGCTGCTGAAGCCCGGCGTCGTCTCGACCCCGCTGTGGCGGCCGGGCCGCCGGGCCCGCGGCAAGGTGCTCGACTCGTACACCGGATTCGCCCGCATCCCGTAG
- a CDS encoding pyridoxamine 5'-phosphate oxidase family protein: protein MGTNQRSQIEMTSEEISAFLAGQRTATLVTVGATGHPHAVAMWFAVLDGTLWFETKAKAQKAVNIRRDPRVTVLLEDGLTYDALRGVSLEGRAEIVTDPEALWAVGVNVWERYNGPYTDEVKPLVEVMLHKRVAVRVDVERTRSWDHRKLGMGPTPLGGTTAPDLR from the coding sequence ATGGGCACTAACCAGCGTTCGCAGATCGAGATGACCTCCGAGGAGATCTCGGCCTTCCTGGCGGGGCAGCGTACAGCCACGCTGGTCACGGTTGGGGCGACCGGCCATCCACACGCCGTCGCGATGTGGTTCGCCGTCCTCGACGGGACGCTGTGGTTCGAGACGAAGGCCAAGGCGCAGAAGGCGGTGAACATCCGCCGCGATCCCCGGGTCACCGTCCTGCTGGAGGACGGCCTGACCTACGACGCGCTGCGCGGGGTCTCCCTGGAGGGCCGGGCCGAGATCGTGACGGACCCGGAGGCGCTCTGGGCTGTCGGCGTCAACGTCTGGGAGCGCTACAACGGCCCCTACACCGACGAGGTCAAGCCGCTGGTGGAGGTCATGCTGCACAAGCGGGTCGCCGTGCGGGTCGACGTCGAGCGCACCCGGTCCTGGGACCACCGCAAGCTCGGCATGGGCCCGACGCCCCTCGGCGGCACCACGGCGCCAGATCTGCGGTGA
- a CDS encoding lactate racemase domain-containing protein — MSRSSGITVEPTRSAMTIGGPGEVLGDERLAAFIYDQLAAEDLDGRSVCVVIPDGTRSCPLPSLLSAVHGALAGRASRLTALVALGTHAAMTDADLARHLGYPAGAAGSRYPGLTILNHAWWDPAALVSVGTIPAERVAELSEGRLRQSVDVRLNRAVVEHDVALVVGPVFPHEVVGFSGGNKYFVPGIAGPEVIDLSHWLGALITSADIIGRPGVTPVRALIDEAAALIPATTLALCVVAESGSGALHAASFGEPRAAWSAAAEISARTHVRYLDRPVRRVLSVVPAKYADIWTAAKGFYKVEPVVADGGEVILYAPHITEFAGTHPEILDIGYHCRDYFVRQWDRFSGVPWGVLAHSTHLRGAGTYDEREGERCRVRVTLATGIPGDAARAVNLGYLDPAQVDLDACQADPETLFVPDAGEILFRLR, encoded by the coding sequence ATGTCTCGGAGCTCTGGCATCACCGTCGAGCCGACCCGGTCGGCGATGACGATCGGCGGGCCGGGCGAGGTGCTGGGCGACGAACGCCTGGCCGCCTTCATCTACGACCAGCTCGCGGCCGAGGATCTCGACGGCCGCAGCGTCTGCGTCGTCATCCCGGACGGGACGCGCAGCTGCCCGCTGCCGTCGCTGCTGTCGGCGGTGCACGGTGCGCTCGCCGGCCGGGCGAGCCGGCTGACCGCGCTGGTCGCGCTCGGGACCCACGCCGCGATGACGGACGCCGACCTCGCCCGCCACCTCGGCTATCCGGCCGGCGCCGCGGGCAGCCGCTATCCGGGCCTGACGATCCTCAACCACGCGTGGTGGGACCCGGCGGCCCTCGTCTCGGTCGGCACGATCCCGGCCGAGCGGGTGGCCGAGCTCTCCGAGGGCCGGCTGCGCCAGAGCGTCGACGTCCGGCTGAACCGGGCCGTCGTCGAGCACGACGTCGCCCTCGTGGTGGGCCCGGTGTTCCCCCACGAGGTCGTGGGCTTCTCCGGGGGCAACAAGTACTTCGTCCCTGGCATCGCCGGGCCCGAGGTCATCGACCTCTCCCACTGGCTCGGCGCCTTGATCACCAGCGCGGACATCATCGGCCGGCCGGGCGTCACCCCCGTGCGGGCGCTGATCGACGAGGCGGCCGCACTGATCCCCGCCACGACGCTGGCCCTGTGCGTCGTCGCGGAGTCCGGCAGCGGCGCCCTGCACGCGGCCTCGTTCGGCGAGCCGCGGGCGGCGTGGTCGGCCGCCGCGGAGATCTCGGCGCGGACCCATGTCCGGTACCTCGACCGGCCGGTGCGCCGGGTGCTGTCGGTCGTGCCGGCGAAGTACGCGGACATCTGGACCGCGGCCAAGGGCTTCTACAAGGTCGAGCCGGTCGTCGCCGACGGCGGCGAGGTGATCCTCTACGCCCCGCACATCACCGAGTTCGCCGGCACGCACCCCGAGATCCTGGACATCGGTTACCACTGCCGCGACTACTTCGTGCGGCAGTGGGACCGGTTCTCCGGCGTCCCCTGGGGCGTGCTCGCGCACTCCACCCACCTGCGCGGCGCCGGCACCTATGACGAGCGGGAGGGCGAGCGCTGCCGGGTGCGGGTGACGCTGGCGACGGGCATCCCCGGGGACGCCGCCCGCGCGGTGAACCTCGGCTACCTGGACCCGGCGCAGGTCGACCTCGACGCGTGCCAGGCCGACCCCGAGACGCTCTTCGTCCCCGACGCGGGCGAGATCCTCTTCCGGCTGCGCTGA
- a CDS encoding amidohydrolase family protein, with translation MPERVLVRGGTVLTMERGAAPLRADVLVEDGLIVAVAPDLAAADADVVEADRCLVLPGMVDTHRHVWQTQLRGVTHDWSLKDYIRSVRFTAAACYRPEDMYVGNYLGMLEAIDAGITTVLDFSHCINTPEHADAALNGTRDAGIRSVFALGLNDVPVPDIHFSTLAQRIEHARALRHGELKSDSALVTMGISLSDVLVAGIGRVTEEVAVSRDLGLPITLHANAVMFPTPVSEVGFLDEAGLLGPDLVWVHMNQTTDDELRRVLDTGGAISTTPETEMQMGMGHPVHGRFMALGGRCTFGCDVISNNSGDLFPQVRLALQTERMLRNDRELDRRHGPDDIGPSTLSHLEGATVNGAEALGLGSRIGTLTPGKEADLIVVRGDAPNMIPVNDPVSALVLHAHAGNVDTVMVAGRILKRDGRLLADAARRLALMDASHGFLRDAIEARGGLIPQPPAPLPW, from the coding sequence ATGCCCGAGCGGGTACTCGTCCGTGGTGGAACGGTGCTGACGATGGAGCGAGGCGCGGCGCCGCTGCGCGCGGACGTCCTCGTCGAGGACGGGCTCATCGTCGCCGTGGCGCCGGATCTCGCGGCGGCCGACGCCGACGTCGTCGAGGCCGACCGCTGCCTCGTCCTGCCAGGCATGGTCGACACCCATCGCCACGTCTGGCAGACGCAGCTTCGCGGCGTGACGCACGACTGGTCGCTGAAGGACTACATCCGCTCGGTCCGGTTCACCGCGGCGGCCTGCTACCGGCCGGAGGATATGTACGTCGGCAACTACCTGGGAATGTTGGAGGCGATCGACGCCGGCATCACCACGGTGCTCGATTTCAGCCACTGCATCAATACGCCCGAACACGCGGACGCCGCGCTCAACGGAACCAGGGACGCGGGCATCCGGTCGGTCTTCGCGCTCGGGCTCAACGACGTGCCGGTGCCCGACATCCATTTCAGCACGCTCGCGCAGCGGATCGAGCATGCGCGCGCGCTTCGGCACGGCGAGCTGAAGAGCGACAGCGCCCTGGTCACGATGGGCATCAGCCTCTCGGACGTGCTCGTCGCGGGCATCGGGCGGGTGACCGAGGAGGTCGCCGTCTCCCGTGACCTCGGGCTGCCGATCACGCTGCACGCCAACGCCGTGATGTTCCCGACCCCGGTCAGCGAGGTCGGCTTCCTCGATGAGGCGGGCCTGCTCGGCCCGGACCTCGTCTGGGTGCACATGAACCAGACGACCGACGACGAGCTGCGCCGCGTCCTGGACACCGGGGGCGCGATCTCGACGACTCCCGAGACCGAGATGCAGATGGGGATGGGGCATCCGGTGCACGGCCGGTTCATGGCGCTCGGCGGGCGGTGCACCTTCGGCTGTGACGTCATCTCGAACAACTCCGGCGACCTGTTCCCGCAGGTCCGGCTCGCGCTGCAGACCGAGCGGATGCTGCGCAACGACCGCGAGCTCGACCGGCGGCACGGCCCGGACGACATCGGCCCGTCGACGCTCTCGCACCTGGAGGGCGCGACGGTCAACGGGGCCGAGGCGCTCGGTCTCGGCTCGCGGATCGGCACGCTGACCCCGGGCAAGGAGGCGGACCTCATCGTCGTGCGCGGCGACGCGCCGAACATGATTCCCGTCAACGACCCGGTCTCCGCGCTCGTGCTGCACGCGCACGCCGGCAACGTCGACACGGTCATGGTGGCCGGGCGGATCCTCAAGCGCGACGGCCGGCTGCTCGCCGACGCCGCCCGGCGGCTCGCGCTCATGGACGCCTCGCACGGGTTCCTGCGCGACGCGATCGAGGCCCGCGGCGGGCTGATCCCGCAGCCGCCGGCACCGCTGCCGTGGTGA
- a CDS encoding LysR family transcriptional regulator: MDLNLRLVRYFVTVAEERHFGRAATRLFIAQPSLSVQIRRLEQELGTPLLIRSTRQVELTGAGERFLVAARRLLAAAADAEAAVAEAEVLRLASILDGLDTVPLILRTLRRLDPLLEVVHGINGMPRQVAEVRAGRLDVAVGLIRDVPADLEVELVRLDPVRVVLRADNPLARRSAVAVADLGDATWVFGNTEHTPDWIDFVLGFLAEAGLRPRPSPSAQTPLSAMLEQVRENDGVAAWPASCPEPGPDLVVRPLVHPSPVYPWYVLWHRDRLTRGVQAFRAAARGAAGEHGWMAAALPPAPPRRLPAPATTSPTAPRPVSVDLH; this comes from the coding sequence GTGGACCTCAACCTGCGGCTCGTGCGGTATTTCGTCACGGTCGCGGAGGAACGCCATTTCGGCCGGGCGGCGACGCGGTTGTTCATCGCTCAGCCGTCCCTGTCGGTCCAGATCCGGCGCCTCGAACAGGAGCTCGGCACTCCGCTGCTGATCCGGTCGACCCGGCAGGTCGAGCTGACCGGCGCGGGGGAGCGGTTCCTCGTCGCGGCGCGGCGGCTGCTCGCGGCGGCGGCGGACGCCGAGGCCGCGGTGGCCGAGGCCGAGGTGCTGCGGCTGGCGAGCATCCTCGACGGCCTGGACACGGTGCCGCTCATCCTGCGCACGCTGCGCCGCCTGGACCCCCTGCTGGAGGTCGTCCACGGGATCAACGGCATGCCGCGCCAGGTGGCCGAGGTCCGCGCCGGCCGCCTCGACGTCGCCGTCGGCCTGATCCGCGACGTGCCGGCCGACCTGGAGGTCGAGCTGGTCCGGCTCGACCCGGTCCGGGTCGTGCTGCGGGCGGACAACCCGCTCGCCCGGCGCTCGGCCGTCGCCGTGGCCGATCTCGGCGACGCCACCTGGGTGTTCGGCAACACCGAGCACACGCCGGACTGGATCGACTTCGTGCTGGGGTTCCTCGCCGAGGCGGGGCTGCGGCCGCGTCCGTCGCCGTCGGCGCAGACGCCGTTGTCCGCCATGCTCGAACAGGTTCGCGAGAACGACGGCGTGGCCGCCTGGCCCGCGTCGTGCCCGGAGCCCGGACCGGATCTCGTCGTCCGGCCGCTCGTGCACCCGTCGCCGGTCTACCCGTGGTACGTGCTCTGGCACCGCGACCGGCTCACCCGCGGCGTCCAGGCCTTCCGGGCCGCGGCCCGCGGCGCGGCCGGCGAGCATGGCTGGATGGCGGCGGCGCTCCCGCCCGCGCCGCCGCGCAGGCTGCCGGCCCCGGCGACCACGAGCCCCACGGCGCCCCGCCCGGTTTCTGTCGATCTCCACTGA
- a CDS encoding GGDEF domain-containing protein translates to MRDVEKARSAGAPPRDAAVPVLSPRAFRRLAIGAAAFVLVVLVVAVSVDRPVAVVVEPASATFAAGAAAVCCAVGGWRNRGAQRWWRWLTGSAAASTMVGVAAAAMTAARSGTNVPRLDLSDLGYLVCYGLALAGLLIVPTDPLDQAPGGPGARDGPPDAGTPSSHGRRWLAVTVLDTLLVVGSLALLVWELLLSEVVMREGYSAIDVAMAWVLALAALMLVVPVFLLGAFRRPWHWPEFALLVAGVVLLALVAIIYAAAAVRRWPVVPPPLSTLFVASLVLIGLAAVVPAPPATTPRPNPGEFGARDRSSRVAVLHLVLPYVPLGAVGVLALVQLIEDTPIQRGETFALLCLLTLVLVRQIVTLWDNTRLLDRYRTSQRQLRYQAFHDSLTGLANRALFADRLRDAMERRARDGGRRSVAVLFCDLDDFKIVNDALGHAAGDDLLQLTADRLVRAVRPTDTVARLGGDEFAILLDGGAEDPCQLGHRVAAAVEAPCLLAGARYSVRGSVGVAIVEPGAVTGPEGLVHEADLAMYEAKRAGGSVVVYEPGLRRPGPARRPTKPRRPC, encoded by the coding sequence ATGCGGGATGTCGAGAAGGCGAGATCCGCCGGAGCGCCGCCACGCGACGCGGCCGTCCCGGTGCTGAGCCCGCGCGCGTTTCGACGCCTCGCGATCGGTGCCGCCGCGTTCGTGCTGGTGGTGCTGGTGGTCGCCGTGTCGGTCGACCGGCCGGTCGCGGTCGTGGTGGAACCGGCCTCGGCGACCTTCGCCGCCGGAGCCGCGGCCGTGTGCTGCGCGGTGGGCGGCTGGCGCAACCGGGGCGCCCAGCGCTGGTGGCGCTGGCTGACCGGGAGCGCGGCGGCCTCGACCATGGTCGGGGTGGCCGCGGCCGCGATGACCGCGGCGAGATCGGGCACCAACGTGCCGCGGCTCGACTTATCGGATCTTGGCTACCTCGTCTGCTACGGGCTGGCGCTGGCGGGGCTGCTCATCGTCCCGACGGATCCGCTCGACCAGGCCCCCGGTGGTCCCGGCGCCCGCGACGGTCCACCGGACGCCGGCACACCGTCGTCGCACGGCCGACGCTGGCTGGCCGTCACCGTGCTGGACACCCTGCTCGTGGTCGGGTCGCTGGCCCTGCTGGTCTGGGAGCTCCTGCTTTCCGAGGTCGTCATGCGGGAGGGCTACAGCGCGATCGACGTCGCGATGGCGTGGGTGCTCGCGCTGGCCGCGCTGATGCTGGTGGTGCCCGTCTTTCTGCTGGGCGCCTTCCGACGGCCGTGGCACTGGCCGGAGTTCGCCCTGCTGGTGGCCGGCGTCGTCCTGTTGGCGCTCGTGGCGATCATCTACGCGGCCGCCGCGGTCCGCCGGTGGCCGGTCGTGCCGCCGCCGCTGTCCACCTTGTTCGTCGCCTCGCTGGTCCTGATCGGGCTCGCCGCGGTGGTCCCGGCGCCGCCGGCCACGACGCCCAGACCGAACCCGGGTGAGTTCGGGGCGCGCGACCGGTCGAGCCGGGTCGCGGTGCTGCATCTGGTGCTGCCGTACGTTCCGCTGGGCGCCGTGGGCGTGCTCGCCCTGGTGCAGCTGATTGAGGACACCCCGATCCAACGCGGTGAGACGTTCGCGCTGCTGTGCCTGCTCACGCTGGTCCTGGTGCGGCAGATCGTGACGCTGTGGGACAACACGCGGCTTCTCGACCGGTATCGGACCAGCCAGCGCCAACTGCGCTACCAGGCCTTCCACGACTCGCTGACGGGCCTCGCGAACCGTGCGCTGTTCGCCGACCGCCTGCGCGACGCGATGGAGCGCCGGGCCCGCGACGGCGGCCGGCGATCGGTCGCCGTGCTGTTCTGCGACCTCGATGACTTCAAGATCGTCAACGACGCGCTCGGGCACGCCGCCGGCGACGACCTGCTCCAGCTGACCGCCGACCGGCTGGTCCGGGCCGTCCGGCCGACCGACACCGTCGCCCGGCTGGGCGGTGACGAGTTCGCGATCCTGCTCGACGGTGGCGCCGAGGACCCCTGCCAGCTCGGCCATCGGGTCGCCGCGGCGGTGGAGGCTCCCTGCCTGCTGGCCGGTGCCCGCTACTCGGTGCGCGGCAGCGTCGGGGTCGCCATCGTCGAGCCGGGTGCCGTCACCGGTCCCGAGGGCCTGGTGCACGAGGCCGACCTCGCCATGTACGAGGCCAAACGGGCCGGCGGCAGCGTCGTCGTGTACGAGCCGGGGCTGCGGCGTCCGGGGCCCGCGCGCCGGCCGACGAAACCCCGCCGTCCCTGCTGA
- a CDS encoding GAF domain-containing SpoIIE family protein phosphatase, producing MGARRDRRSTHGEEPGATADLHLRALQSIDVSFTIADPHQPDTPLIWVNDAFTRTTGYPFAEAVGRNCRFLQGPRSDRATAAKLGDAVRERRPARVELLNYRKDGSTFWNEIVLAPVFDRDGRLTHFVGVQDDVTARVEARAEREELLARERRTRSSAELATRVEEAARGRLELLWAATNGMVSALRRAPAALRALTDVLVPGLADLAVVDLAGAEGAGVDFAGDLAGGEGSGRIALSGLDGGLVAAFIAAEAAGEPAGPARGLVGQILATGQPVLISQVSEADLAAATTCPAQLDAYRRLRPRSIIAVPLSAGGRAVGTLRLISTTASRHHYDRDDLNLTVELGRRAGLLLENAHLYGRAHAVAETLQRSLLPDMPNIPGLTFAARYLPASDTARVGGDWYDVLLLPGGKVGLAIGDVMGHDLPAAAAMAQFRSTLRAYAWELVGPGEVLDRLDRLVQGLAMDSFATAFFAILEPDPAGGGATLTYANAGHLPPLLSLGGTGEHAVRPLTGAQSIMLGVTATRGRDEVSVPFPAGSTLLLYTDGLVEQRGQDIDDGIGLAAARLAGYAPAAGAARTGLARAELEELADTLIREVAGDEPQQDDIAVLLVQLAGDVLPTWD from the coding sequence GTGGGTGCGCGGCGGGATCGGCGGAGCACCCACGGCGAGGAGCCAGGAGCCACGGCCGACCTTCACCTGCGCGCCCTGCAGAGCATCGACGTGAGCTTCACGATCGCCGACCCGCACCAGCCCGACACCCCGCTGATCTGGGTCAACGACGCCTTCACCCGGACGACCGGCTACCCCTTCGCCGAGGCCGTGGGGCGTAACTGCCGGTTCCTGCAAGGGCCGCGCAGTGACCGCGCGACGGCCGCGAAGCTCGGTGACGCCGTGCGGGAGCGGCGCCCAGCCCGGGTCGAGCTGCTCAACTACCGCAAGGACGGCAGCACCTTCTGGAACGAGATCGTGCTGGCTCCTGTCTTCGACCGGGACGGTCGGCTCACGCATTTCGTCGGCGTGCAGGACGACGTGACCGCCCGGGTCGAGGCCAGGGCCGAACGGGAGGAACTGCTCGCCCGGGAGCGGCGCACCCGGTCTTCCGCGGAGCTGGCCACCCGGGTCGAGGAGGCCGCGCGGGGGCGGCTGGAACTGCTCTGGGCGGCGACCAACGGCATGGTGAGCGCGCTCCGGCGGGCTCCGGCCGCCCTGCGGGCGCTGACCGACGTGCTCGTGCCGGGGCTGGCCGACCTGGCCGTGGTCGACCTGGCCGGGGCCGAGGGTGCCGGAGTCGACTTCGCCGGTGACCTGGCCGGTGGCGAGGGGTCGGGTCGGATCGCCCTCAGCGGCCTCGACGGTGGGCTCGTCGCCGCCTTCATCGCGGCCGAGGCGGCCGGCGAGCCCGCGGGCCCGGCGCGGGGGCTCGTCGGCCAGATCCTTGCTACCGGGCAGCCGGTCCTGATCTCCCAGGTAAGCGAGGCCGACCTGGCCGCGGCCACCACCTGCCCGGCGCAGCTCGACGCCTACCGCCGGCTGCGGCCACGCTCGATCATCGCGGTGCCACTGTCCGCCGGCGGCCGGGCCGTCGGCACGCTGCGTCTGATCAGCACGACGGCGTCCAGGCACCACTACGACCGCGACGACCTCAACCTGACCGTCGAGCTGGGCCGCCGGGCCGGCCTGCTGCTGGAGAACGCCCACCTGTACGGGCGCGCGCACGCCGTCGCCGAGACGTTGCAGCGCAGCCTGTTGCCCGACATGCCGAATATTCCCGGACTGACCTTCGCCGCCCGCTACCTTCCGGCCAGCGACACGGCTCGAGTCGGCGGCGACTGGTACGACGTCCTGTTGCTGCCCGGCGGCAAGGTCGGGCTCGCGATCGGTGACGTCATGGGCCACGACCTGCCCGCGGCCGCGGCGATGGCGCAGTTCCGCAGCACCCTGCGGGCCTACGCCTGGGAGCTGGTCGGTCCCGGCGAGGTACTCGACCGCCTCGACCGGCTCGTCCAGGGCCTCGCCATGGACAGCTTCGCGACCGCGTTCTTCGCCATCCTGGAGCCCGACCCGGCCGGCGGCGGGGCGACGCTCACCTACGCCAATGCCGGTCACCTCCCGCCTTTGCTGAGCCTCGGCGGAACCGGGGAACACGCGGTGCGACCACTCACCGGCGCCCAGTCGATCATGCTGGGCGTCACGGCCACCCGAGGCCGCGACGAGGTCAGCGTCCCGTTCCCCGCCGGCTCGACCCTGCTTCTCTACACCGACGGGCTGGTCGAGCAACGCGGCCAGGACATCGACGATGGCATCGGCCTGGCGGCCGCGCGCCTCGCCGGGTACGCCCCGGCCGCCGGCGCCGCCCGCACCGGCCTGGCCCGCGCCGAGCTGGAGGAGCTCGCCGACACGCTCATCCGAGAGGTCGCTGGCGACGAGCCCCAGCAAGACGACATCGCCGTCCTGCTGGTCCAGCTGGCCGGAGACGTTCTTCCGACCTGGGACTGA
- the bluB gene encoding 5,6-dimethylbenzimidazole synthase, which translates to MPTPVLPASVYDAIHQRRDVRGQFTGAPIPGETLDRVLTAAHAAPSVGLSQPWDFILVADQRTKAAFHGHVHQERAVFAASLDERQAADFSRIKIDGVLESTLSVIVTYDERRGAPAVLGRHAIADAGLYSVCLAIENLWLAATAEGLGVGWVSFYRETFVRELLGIPADIRPVAWLCLGPVTHHETVPDLERHGWAHRRPLRQAIHQERWHPAGQP; encoded by the coding sequence ATGCCTACACCTGTTCTGCCCGCGTCCGTGTACGACGCGATCCACCAGCGGCGGGACGTGCGCGGCCAGTTCACCGGCGCGCCAATCCCCGGCGAGACGCTCGACCGGGTGCTCACCGCCGCGCACGCCGCGCCCAGCGTCGGCCTCAGCCAGCCCTGGGACTTCATCCTCGTCGCCGACCAGCGGACCAAGGCGGCCTTCCACGGCCACGTCCACCAGGAGCGGGCGGTCTTCGCCGCCTCGCTGGACGAGCGGCAGGCCGCCGACTTCAGCCGGATCAAGATCGACGGGGTGCTCGAGTCGACCCTGTCCGTCATCGTGACCTACGACGAGCGACGCGGGGCACCGGCGGTCCTGGGCCGCCATGCCATCGCCGACGCGGGCCTGTACTCGGTCTGCCTGGCGATCGAGAACCTGTGGCTCGCGGCCACGGCCGAGGGCCTCGGGGTCGGCTGGGTCTCCTTCTACCGGGAGACGTTCGTCCGTGAGCTGCTCGGCATCCCGGCGGACATCCGGCCCGTCGCGTGGCTGTGCCTCGGACCGGTCACCCACCACGAGACCGTCCCCGACCTCGAACGCCACGGCTGGGCGCACCGACGCCCGCTGCGTCAGGCGATCCACCAGGAACGCTGGCATCCCGCCGGCCAACCCTAG